The Deltaproteobacteria bacterium sequence CTCTTTGTTGATGATGAGGCTGTTATCTTACGGGCGTTACAGATGGTCTTTACCCGGGAGGGGTACCACACCCTGACGGCCACCAGCGGAGAGGAGGCACTGAGGATTCTCGAAGACGAGGAAGTAGATGTCGTCATCTCCGATGAAAAGATGCCGGGACTCTCGGGGATTGAACTTCTTTCCCGGGTGAAAGAGAAATACCCCGACAAGATCCGGATCATTCTAACGGCTTTCGCGGAGATCAATACCGTTCTCTCCGCCATCAACCAGGTTGAAGCCCACCGCCTGATTATCAAGCCCTACCGGAACGATGAACTGGTGACCACCGTACGGGAACTCCTGGCCCGGCTGAAGCAGAAGCGGGCAAACGAACAGTCCCTTGCCGCGGCAAACCGGGAGTCGGAATTTGCCTACCGTGCCACGCGGATCATCTGTTGCATGGATCTTTCTCTCCGGGACAAGTACCGTCGGATCCTGAAACTCATGGAGGACTATATCCAGGCCCGGACCCTTTCCCTTATGATCCTTCACCCGGAAAAAGAGGAACTTGTCGTTCAGGCCGCGAGCAACGAACGATTGTTGGGTCTGCGGAAATCGCTGTCGGAGAACAGCATTGCCTCCTATGTGGTCCGGGAGAAGAAGCTCTTCCACAAGCCGGAAGGCGAGCGCTATCCCCATGGATTTTCCCATCACGACAATACCGTCTCCCGCTATCAGTCGGACAACTTTCTCTCCGTCCCGGTGATGGACGACCAGCGGATCGTCGGGGTCTTCAACATCACCGACCCGGTTTCCGGAAAGATCACCTCCGGTACGGAAGAGACCGTCTCCCACCTGATGCGATGGGTCGGTGTCATGGTACACCCCTCCTTGGCGAACCTTCCCCAATCCGATGGCTGAACCGCGTGCAGCCGGCGGAAGAACCGATCCCCTCCGGATTGTACTTGTGTCGGCCGGGTATGACGGACGCAAACCTTGATGGTCTCGTAAAAAGTCGTTTTTCGGATTCCGTTCATGGTTCGACAGGCTACCGAGCATGGTGAGCCGGTCGAACCACACGAACGGAATATCAATGACCGTTCGCCCTGAGCACGCCTGTCCTGAGCTGGTCGAAGGGTCGAAGGGTCGAACGGACTTTTTACGACTTCATCAACCTTCAGTCTTCGGTTTTCAGTAAGTCCGGGGGATTTATAGGTCGAGGATTCGCCCTTCACGGTTTTCGGTATCATAAAGGGCTGCGGTGGAACGGCCGTAGAGCCATCCCCCGGTTTCTCCGGGATTGATGACAAGGGTCCCGCCGTGCCGCTCCAGCAGGGCTTCGTGCGTATGGCCGAAGACGACCAGGTGGTAAAGGCCGCTCTTTACGATTGCCTCCAGACCGTAAGGTTCATGAAGGATCATGATCCGATGCTCGGGGAGGGTCAGTTCAAACGGGGCGGGATGGACACGCCCTTCGGCCGTTTTCGACAGCAGGACCCGGTCGCCGTCGTTGTTCCCGAAAACGCCGACAAATTCCGGGGCACTCTTCAGAAGTCTTCGGAGTACGAAGGGAGCGATATAGTCCCCGGCGTGCAGGAGGAGTTCGATCCCTTCCTTCCGGAGGCAGGTCAGTGCATATTCCAGATGGTCCACATGATCGTGACTGTCGGCGATGATTCCGATCTTCATGAAAAGCAATATAACATGGTGCAAGAGGGCGAGGCAAGATGCGAGAGCGATTCGAGCGGGTTTTTCCACCTCTTCCGGGGGAAGAATGGTTTCGATGGAACGGATGAAGCGCTTCTTTTTCCGGTCAACATTGTTGAGGTTGGCCACCCAGTCGGTTTCCAGCTTCTTTTGATCGGCATCGAAGATGTCGGCGATGGTGGCGATCCGGGAGCAGAGATGGAGCTGCTTCCCCCGGTACTGAAGGGGATAGCCGCCGGATCCGTCAAAATGAATATGGTGTTCAAATGGAGAATCTCCAGGTTTTCTTCGATCCTTTCCGCTGTGGTACCGATCTTCGGGAATTCGGGAGGATAGAGGGTAAAAGCGGAAAGGAGCAAGGCGATCGAATGCACCAGTCCTTCCGCTCCATCCTCTACGGTCTCGCCTGCCGACGGAATCAGATTCCTTTGTATATCGAAATCCATAACTTTTATTATACGAGCCCTTTCAGGACCTGGGTGCAGATTTGCTGTACCCGCTTGTTTTTATTCGCCAGCCCCTCCTTAAGGACCCGGCCGGCCTTGGGCGAGCCGATTCGTTTCAGGGCGACAGCCGCCGCCTTCTGGAGGCCGGGTTCCATTTGATTTTGCCGGTTCAAAAGGAGCCTGCGAATGATCGGCACAACCCGGTTGCCCCCGATCCGGGAAAAGGTGTGCAGAACCTCCCTCGGTACCTGAAAACGTTCATGGGCAATCAGGGGAAGGAGTGTGTCGATACAGGAGGCATCGCCGATTCTTCCCAGGATCATCACGACATTACGTACCAGGTACCACCGGTCATCCTTGAGAGCCGGCAGCAGCACCGGCAGGGCCTCCGTTCCCAGCAGGACCAGGAGGGTGGCGATTCTCTTCCGGCCGGTCAGGCTCTTCTCTTTGGCCAGCAACTGAACCAGTAGTGAGGCCGCTTCATGGGGACGGTTGGTCGTCAAACCCTTCAGAAATTCATACTCGTCCTTCTTCAGATGACCGATGTTCCTCAGGACAACTGCATACCAGGATTCTTCCTCCATTTGTAAAAGCACATTGGTCATCGTTGCCCGCTTTGAGGTCGCGGGAACCCTTTCCGGGGAGAATGCCTCCCGAAGAAGCGAAAAGATCGACGTCAGATTTCCGGTCAGCGCCTCCTCCGTTAAGACCTCGCGAAGTTCTTCAAGGCAACTACGGAGCTGGTCCGGTCGATCTTCCACTCGAATCAGGTCGAGCAGGACCTCCCGGTTCCGGGCGGCAATCCGCTCTTCACTCAGAGATGCCTGAATTTCCAGAAGGGTTTCCCGGTCAAAAAAGACAGGCAGATCGGGAAGGTTGCCGGTGTGGAGGTCCTCAAGACCCTGATGATAATCCCGGGACATGAACTGCTTTTCGGAACCGGACAATAAAAAGGTACGGATTTGCTCCCAGACCTCCGGGGAATAACTTCCCCGCCGGCCGTTTTTTTTGCGGGTTCCGGCCTTTTGCAGGAGCGTCTTCTCCCGATCGCTCCCCTTCAGCATGTCCTGAAAGACCGAAGTAATCCGGTTATCGATCTTCCCCTCTTTTACAACAGCACCGGCCAGGACCTCCAGGACCATATCATCGGAGAAGTGGGAAAAGGTCTTCCGGAGAGCATTGAGGCCTTTCTCATCGTTCCCCTTTTTCAGAATCTGCGAGACCAGGCCGCCGGAGAACTCTTTCCGCTGGGTATCGTCGAGGTTCTCA is a genomic window containing:
- a CDS encoding response regulator, whose amino-acid sequence is MENTILFVDDEAVILRALQMVFTREGYHTLTATSGEEALRILEDEEVDVVISDEKMPGLSGIELLSRVKEKYPDKIRIILTAFAEINTVLSAINQVEAHRLIIKPYRNDELVTTVRELLARLKQKRANEQSLAAANRESEFAYRATRIICCMDLSLRDKYRRILKLMEDYIQARTLSLMILHPEKEELVVQAASNERLLGLRKSLSENSIASYVVREKKLFHKPEGERYPHGFSHHDNTVSRYQSDNFLSVPVMDDQRIVGVFNITDPVSGKITSGTEETVSHLMRWVGVMVHPSLANLPQSDG
- a CDS encoding metallophosphoesterase, giving the protein MANLNNVDRKKKRFIRSIETILPPEEVEKPARIALASCLALLHHVILLFMKIGIIADSHDHVDHLEYALTCLRKEGIELLLHAGDYIAPFVLRRLLKSAPEFVGVFGNNDGDRVLLSKTAEGRVHPAPFELTLPEHRIMILHEPYGLEAIVKSGLYHLVVFGHTHEALLERHGGTLVINPGETGGWLYGRSTAALYDTENREGRILDL
- a CDS encoding HEAT repeat domain-containing protein, producing the protein MSRPSAEEKVYLDEIQGIFREISAFLKILSLYPPEHPAVAPAVERTYRKFEGFLRSRGPLSFGISEEEVILTGEDDKEHHFSSDLARRLHGVGLLTLRVDPGLTREELLLFGRLLARPPDDSKSTGSFDQALKEGGATHIVPTLIDYKKILEQSGDNPDREEKNFWRSLVRKVQEGDNEALQEMSDSLQNPEGLQAMLSMVKDHPDTPSEGGGYAKACAEVQRKVFENLDDTQRKEFSGGLVSQILKKGNDEKGLNALRKTFSHFSDDMVLEVLAGAVVKEGKIDNRITSVFQDMLKGSDREKTLLQKAGTRKKNGRRGSYSPEVWEQIRTFLLSGSEKQFMSRDYHQGLEDLHTGNLPDLPVFFDRETLLEIQASLSEERIAARNREVLLDLIRVEDRPDQLRSCLEELREVLTEEALTGNLTSIFSLLREAFSPERVPATSKRATMTNVLLQMEEESWYAVVLRNIGHLKKDEYEFLKGLTTNRPHEAASLLVQLLAKEKSLTGRKRIATLLVLLGTEALPVLLPALKDDRWYLVRNVVMILGRIGDASCIDTLLPLIAHERFQVPREVLHTFSRIGGNRVVPIIRRLLLNRQNQMEPGLQKAAAVALKRIGSPKAGRVLKEGLANKNKRVQQICTQVLKGLV